The Deltaproteobacteria bacterium sequence CAACGAAACATGAAAATCCCCCCTTAACCCCCCTTTGGTAAAGGGGGGATGGGGGGGATTTTCATATAAAATTGGTGAGCGAATATAATGACAATGATCCGTTACTACAGTACAAACAGAAACTTGGACGCCTCTTCCGGCATTGAACCATTTCAAAAGCTGGTTTCCTTTCAGGAGGCGCTGCTGATGGGACAAGCGCCCGATGAGGGTCTTTTTATGCCTGATCAAATCCCGCACTTATCGCTGCCCGATCTCAAGTCACTGCAAGGCGCTCCCTATGCCGATACGGCCATGCTGATCGCCGAGTCATTTTTGAAAGACGAAATAACCAAAGAGGATTTACGCAGAATTGTTGACGATTCTTATAATTTCGCTGTGCCCCTCGAATTGGTGCGGAAGAGGCAATATATCATGCGCCTGGATCAGGGACCGACGGCCTCTTTCAAGGATTTTGCCGCCCGCCTGATGGCCCGCCTGATGAGTCATTTCCTGAACCCCGGGGAGCGGTTGAACATCCTCGTCGCCACCTCGGGCGACACGGGCGGCGCTGTAGGAGATGCCTTTCATGGCGTACCGGGCGTGGATGTTTACATTCTTTATCCCGATGAAGAGGTAAGCGGCATGCAGAAAAAGCAGCTTGACACCATCGGCGACAACGTGCGGGCCCTGTCGGTCGCAGGAAAATTCGATGACTGTCAGAACCTTGTCAAACGGGTATTTGCCGATCCGGACTTTGCCGGGATGAATGTTTCTTCTGCCAATTCAATCAATTTCGGCCGTATTATGCCTCAGATCATCTACTACGTCTATGCCTATGCCCAGCTTGCCGAGGCCGGGGAAGAGATAATTTTTTCCGTTCCCTCCGGAAATTTCGGCGATGCCCTGGGTTGCGAGTACGCCCGACGGATGGGCTTGCCGGTCAAAAAGCTTATCATGCCCACCAATGAAAATGACGAATTCCCGCGCTTTTTGCAGACCGGCGTTTACGAAAAGGTATCCCCTTCCCGCGCCTGTCTTTCCAATGCGATGAATGTGGGCCATCCGAGCAACCTGGCACGTTTTTTTGATTTATTCGGCGGCACCGTGGACCGGCTGGGTAAGGTTCATAAATACCCCGATCTCGATGAGAT is a genomic window containing:
- the thrC gene encoding threonine synthase, with protein sequence MTMIRYYSTNRNLDASSGIEPFQKLVSFQEALLMGQAPDEGLFMPDQIPHLSLPDLKSLQGAPYADTAMLIAESFLKDEITKEDLRRIVDDSYNFAVPLELVRKRQYIMRLDQGPTASFKDFAARLMARLMSHFLNPGERLNILVATSGDTGGAVGDAFHGVPGVDVYILYPDEEVSGMQKKQLDTIGDNVRALSVAGKFDDCQNLVKRVFADPDFAGMNVSSANSINFGRIMPQIIYYVYAYAQLAEAGEEIIFSVPSGNFGDALGCEYARRMGLPVKKLIMPTNENDEFPRFLQTGVYEKVSPSRACLSNAMNVGHPSNLARFFDLFGGTVDRLGKVHKYPDLDEMRRHIFSAGISDEETRKTIKRIYESYGTILEPHGAVGWKGLELYLAAYGGESPCVSLETAHPAKFPEEIKSLLNILPELPPSMQELESKTGVALPIDNDYDKLKVYLQEHLRAGD